The following is a genomic window from Synergistaceae bacterium.
GGAAGCGATGTCCTCTATGCACGCATCAGGCCGCTTTGTGAGTACTACATTGACCAGCGCGCGCAAGAGAGATTCTGTGCCATTATCCTCGCCGATGGTGTCAGAGATCAGCCTCACAATGTCATCAGGTATCAGCCCGGCAAAAATGTCGCAGTAAAGCCCTTTCGCCGAGATTATCTCGTGTACCTTGCAGCTGGAGGCAATCATTGACTCGAGCGTGGAGTCGGAGTTGTGGATTATCACGAGCGGCATATTGCTGGTCTGCGACCTATAGATGAACGGCATCAGAGTCCTGCACCTGTCCGCCTCTGTTCCGCCGGAAACCACCACGCTCTCGGGAAGTTTGCTGTCTCCTTTCAGGTAGTCTAATGCAGGTTCAGCGTCCTTATCAGTAACGGTCTCTGTGTCGTCGAATTTCGGGTCATCGTTGAGGCAGATAGCATTCTTGTCGACAGAAGATGAGACACGCACTCCGCGATTGTTCTTGCTGGCTCGTGCTGTGCGGCGTATCCTCTTGCCGTCCTGGAACAGGGATAAAGTCTTCCGCAGAACAGTGAACGCCCCTAAAAACGTTGCACCGACTATTTTAGTTGCTACACCAAAAGCTATGCCGAAGAAGGAATCTATCGCTCTCTCAAAGATATCCATGTTACTTGTACTCCTTGAACTTGAAGCGGAACGGCGGAATCTCAGGCATACCCACCACAGCTTCGCCGGTCTCCAGCGAAATTATGTCCCAGTCCTCGACCACAAAACCGTCATGACGCTTGTACTCTGCTGTCCCGTCGGCATGTTCGAGGCGTTCAACAACAGCATTCTTCCCGAACATTCCGCTGACGTATTCGCGGGTATTCGGGTCTGAAGACCTGAAGGCCGCAACCGTCGAGAAGCCTGCTATTGCGTTGTGTGCCTGAGCCTCTTTGTCGTAAATCGCGTCGAGCTGCCTGATGCTCTGAAGCCCGGCGAGTATCTTCAGGCCAAGACTGCGCCCGAAGTTGATTCCGTCGTCGAGGTGGCGTAGTCTGGGCAGGAGCTTAAGCTCGTCGGCGATAAGGTAGACGTTGCCCTGCGACTTCGTGCGTCCCAATGCTTCCTTGAGTGCGAGGTCAAACAGCAGCGAGTACACCGGCGCAAGGACATCACCTATCGCTAGGTCATACTCGAGGAAGACAGTTCGTCCCTGCTTCGCGCGGATGAACCTCCGCATCGAGAAATCCCCCGCGTCGGCGAACACTCCCGTCAAGATGTCGCGCATCGTGCTGTACACTTCAGAGAGCACGCCCTGCGACTGGTTAGCGGCTCTGGGGTCAATGTACGTGCTGATTGTCTGAAGGTCTTTGTGGGCGGAGAACGTGTCGTGGAAGTCTTTTGCGGTCATTGTGTCGAGGGCGTATTTCAGGTCGGCGTTGGTGAACTTCAAGCCCTTCCTGATGAATGAAATCATTAGTGCACCGAGAAGGTCAGAGGCGGCGGCGGGAAAGAAGGGGTTGTTGTTGTTCTCCATTCGCCGGGCAAAGAATGACTTGCAGATTTCCTGTACGTTCTGGGAGATTGAGACGTTGTCCCAGCCGTCTGCGGTGATTTCGTTGTGTATGCTCCATTTTGCGGAGGCCTGCCTGTACTTGGCGGAGTTGCCGATTACTGAATCTTTCTTGGGGTCGTAGAACTTGTCGCAGAAGTCTCCTTTGCTGTCGAAGATCATCATCACGTCGGATGAAGTCATCTTCTCCTTGAGCTGCCGGACAATGTGGTAGAAGAGATTAGTTTTGCCCGTGCCTGTCCCGCCTAACAGGAGGATGTGGCGGCTGAGGATATCATCAGTGAGCCCGAAGGATGACTCTCTGCCAGAATGCTTGCCGCTGAGAATCACTGAGGCAGTGCCTTTGCTGAGAGGAGGCGGGGAGTTATTTGCCAGAACAGAACCGTAAACAACATCGCTGGTAAGATTCATCAATGAATTTCCTCCTGCGTATGGGATGCAGGTATCTTACCACAGATAAAAGAAGGGAGACAGACCTTAGACCGTCCCCCTGAGTGATGATTAGTCTTCGTCGTGGTGCTCCATCGGGATAACCTCCATCCCGTGCTTGGCTCGGTAATCGTTCAGTGCCGTGTGTATCGCCTCTTCGGCCAAGACAGAGCAGTGCATCTTTATCGGCGGAAGCCCGTCCAGTGCTTCAGCTACTGCGCTATTGGTGAGATCCCATGCTTCCTGCACGGTGCGGCCCTTAATCATCTCCGTCGCCATACTCGACGAAGCAATTGCCGAAGCGCAACCGAACGTCTTGAACTTCACATCCTCGATAATCTGCGTGTCAGGGTTGACCTTCAGGTATATCTTCATGATGTCCCCGCACTTGGGGTTGCCCGCCTCGCCGACTCCGTCCGCATTCTCAATCTCCCCGACGTTGCGCGGGTTGATGAAGTGATCCATTACCTTCTGGCTGTAATCCAGTGCCATAATCTACTTTTCCCCCTTCAAATAATCTTCCCACAACGGCGACATTGCGCGTCTCCGTGCAACTATCTCCGGCAGAACCTCAAGCACGTAATCTATCTGCTCATCCGTCGTCAGCCTCCCGAGCGTGAACCTCAGCGACCCGTGAGCCATCTCGTGCTTCAGCCCCAGTGCCAGCAGAACATGCGACGGGTCAAGGCTGTCCGATGAGCACGCGCTTCCTGTTGAGGCGGAGATTCCCTTAGCGTCGAGGTCAAGCAGCAGCGTCTCTCCCTCAACGCCGATGAAGCTGAAGTTCACGTTGTTGGGAAGCCGGAGGTCTCCCGTTGCTCCGTTCAGCTTTGCGTGAGGAATGCGCTCGAATATCCCCGCAATAAGCCTGTCCCTGCGCGCTGAATTAATGGCCTTGTCCGCCTCGAGCCTTCCGCTGAGAATCTCCATCGCCGTGCCGAATCCCACTATGCCCGCAATGTTCTCTGTGCTCGCTCTGCGATGACGTTCCTGCCCCCCGCCGTGAATGAAGTTCTCGGGGTTCACGCCCTTGCGCAGGTACAACGCTCCTACACCTTTAGGGCCGTACATCTTGTGTGCACTCATCGAGAGCATGTCGATATTCATTGCTTTAACGTCAATCTTCAGGTGCGCGGCGGCCTGAACTGCGTCGGTGTGGAAGGGTATCTTCCTCTCTCTGCACAGCGCACCTATCTCCGCGACGGGCTCAATCGTACCTACCTCGTTGTTCGCGAACATCACGGACACAAGCGCGGTCTTGTCGGTGATTGCGTTCTTCACGTCCTCGACGCTGACCCTGCCTTCGCTGTCCACAGGAAGATACGTTACCTCAACGCCCCTGTACTTGTGCAGGTATTCGGCCGTATGAAGAATTGCGTGATGCTCAATCTGAGTCGTAATGAGGTGGTTCTTGCCCTTCAGGAGTGCACGGTCAAGCGTTCCCTTCAACGCCCAGTTGTCGGCCTCGCTCCCTGATGCCGTGAAGAATATCTCCGACGGGTCTGCGTTCAGTGCGGCGGCGACTTGGCCGCGAGCCTTCTCGATTGCTGTCCTGCTCTGCCGCGAGAATGAATACACGCTCGACGGGTTGCCGAACCATTCGCCGAAGTACGGCATCATTGCCGATAACACTTCCGGGCTTGTCGGGGTTGTTGCCGTGTGGTCAAGATATACGAACATTTATGCTTCTTCCTCCCTTGATGCCTTGATTGCTCTCTCCCTGACTTCCTCGCGTTCAGGGTCTGTGCTGATGTTCTCTAGAAGGGTTATTCTCTCGTCTACAATGTCTTCAAGCGTCGTGCTGCTGAGAATCTCATCAACCGACCCCTTCACCTTCCGCCACAGTGTGAACGTCGGGCACGTCGGAGCGTTCTCACAGCCCTTCTCCGTCTGGCATGACCCGAAGATGAACGGTTCGCCCAATGCCTGCAGAATATCAGCTATCGAGATTTCGTCAGCTTTACGCGCAAGCAAATAGCCTCCCTGAGCACCTCTGACGCTCTCGAGGAGTCCTCCTCTGCGGAGCTTGCCGAACAATTGCTCGAGGTAGTTTAGCGGGATGTTCTGGCGTGATGCTATGTCGCTGACCGGCACGGGCTCGGAGTTCCGCGAGTGTGTGCACAGATCAGACATTGCGCGCAGTCCGTAGCGTGCTGTTGTCGAAAGCCTCAACTGATAATCTTTCCCTTCTTGTCTTGGAACTTGCGCAAGGATAGTATATGCAACCTGCATTGTCAAGATTGAGTGATATATAATTGCGGGCACTTATCAGACAGTTTCGCACAAATTAAGGAGGGTAATCATGATTTCGAGGGAGCTTTACGACAACTACACGGCGATTCTGCGCGAGGAGCTTGTCCCTGCAATGGGATGCACTGAGCCTATCGCCATAGCCTACGCCAGCGCGAAGGCATGTTCCGTTCTCGGAGTGGAAGCCCGGCATCTTCACGTGTCGTGCTCGGGAAACATCATCAAGAACGTTAAGGGCGTAATTGTCCCGAACTCAGGCGGGCAGAAAGGCATTGAGGCGGCGGCGATTCTCGGAGCAGTCGGAGGGGACGCGGAGAAGGCGTTAGAGGTGATTGCGTGTGCTGACGACAAAGCACGGGCACTCACACGGAAACTTGTGCGCGAGAGATTCTGCGATGTGTCGCTGGCTGAGGACGTGCCGAATCTCTACATTGAGGTTACGGCAGAAGGAGACGGGCACACAGCAGCGGTTAGGATTGAGAACCATCACACTGACATTACGCGCATCGAGAAGGACGGAGTTACGGTGTTCGAGGAAGCTCCGGCAGAGAAGGAAGTTCCTTCATCATCAGCGGACAGGAGCAAGATGAAGCTGTGCACGATTCTGGATTACGCCGACAGCCTGAACATTGAGGACGTTGAAGAGCTGCTGACACGTCAGATTGAGTACAACTCCCGCATCTCTCAGGAAGGGCTGGACAACAAGTGGGGCGCGTGTATCGGCAAAACCATCATCGAGACGTGGGGGAATGACGTACGCTCGTGCGCGTGTGCCCGTGCCGCCGCAGGAAGTGATGCGAGAATGAGCGGCTGTCCTCTTCCCGTAATCATCAACTCAGGGAGCGGCAATCAGGGAATCACCGTAACAATGCCCGTCGTCGAGTACGCTGAACAGTGGCGGATTTCGCGGGATAAGTTATTGAGGTGTTTGGCCGTGAGCAACCTCGTGAGCATATACATCAAGCACTTCATAGGGTCGTTGTCGGCGTTCTGCGGGGCAGTCAGCGCGTCGGCAGGTGCAGGCGCAGGAATAACCTACATGGCGGGCGGGGACTATGCCAGTGTCGGGCGAACAATCACCAACACACTCGGCAACGTCGGAGGAATCGTCTGCGACGGAGCGAAGCCCAGCTGTGCGGCCAAGATTGCGTCATCAGTACACGCGGCGATTCTCGCGCACTACATGAGCATGAACGATGACGAGTTCAGGGGCGGAGAAGGTTTCGTTGAAGACGACGTGGAGGAGACCATCAGGAACATGGGCTATATCGGCAAGGTAGGCATGAAGGACACTGACAGGGAAATCTTGAACGTCATGATAGACCGTGTTGATGTTGATTCGTGCCTGTAAATCTTGATTCATGGTGTAAACTTTCAGGAATATATTTTTTCAGGAGGTAATCTATCTCATGAGCAGTAACTCTTTCACGTCAAGCCTGCCCTTCAAGCTCATCGTGGCACTTGTGCTGGGCATACTTGCCGGTCTCGGCCTCAGTTCTATGGAGGGAAGTGCGTTGTGCACCGCTCTCCTGAACATCATCGTAACCATACGCTTCATCTCCGGGCAGTTCATCAACTTTTGCGTACCGTTAATCATCATCGGTTTCGTTGCTCCGTCAATCACCCGTCTTGGCAGCAACGCCTCAAGAATGCTTCTTCTTGCGTTGACGCTGGCCTATGTCTCGTCAATCGGTGCGGCATTCGCGGCGACTTTCGCTGGCTACTCGATCATTCCGTTCCTGAACATCGCAACGGAAGTCGAGGGCTTGAAGAGTCTTCCTGATGTCGTCTTCAAACTCAACATTCCGCAGATTATGCCGGTAATCTCCGCGCTGTTCCTGTCAATCACCGTAGGACTTGCGGCGGCGTGGAACAGAAGCAAGTACATCATCAACGTTCTCGAGGAGTTCCAGAAGATAGTCTTGAGCATCGTAACGAGATTCCTGATTCCTGTCCTGCCGTGGCTTATCGGAACGACTTTCTGCGGGCTTGCGTACGAGGGCTCAATCACAAAGCAGTTCCCCGTGTTCCTCGCGATAATCCTTATCGTTATGGCCGGGCATTATATCTGGATGGCTCTGCTGTACTTCATCGCGGGCGTGTATTCCGGCAAAAACCCCTTCAACATCATCAAGAATTATGGCCCTGCGTACATGACTGCTGTCGGGACAATGTCGAGCGCGGCAACTCTGTCAGTTGCCCTCGAGTGCGCAAGGAAGTCTGAGCCTACGCTTCGTGATGACATGGTGAACTTCGGCATTCCGTTATTCGCGAACATTCACCTTTGCGGCTCTGTAATGACTGAGACGTTCTTTGTGATGGCGATCTCGAAGATACTCTACGGGACTTATCCGACGATGGGCAACATGATACTGTTCTGCCTTCTGCTGGGAGTGTTCGCGATCGGTGCTCCGGGAGTTCCTGGCGGTACGGTAATGGCTTCGCTGGGACTGATTACGGGAGTTCTCGGCTTCAACGAGGCTGGAACAGCGTTGATGCTCACGATCTTTGCTCTTCAGGACTCCTTCGGGACGGCCTGCAACGTTACGGGAGACGGAGCGTTGACGCTTATTCTTACGGGTTACGCTGAGAAGCACAAGATTTCCGCTGAGGGTCTGGAGAACATTCTGGGCTGATTATGAAGAAACCCGGAGCCTTATGACTCCGGG
Proteins encoded in this region:
- a CDS encoding type IV secretion system DNA-binding domain-containing protein — translated: MMNLTSDVVYGSVLANNSPPPLSKGTASVILSGKHSGRESSFGLTDDILSRHILLLGGTGTGKTNLFYHIVRQLKEKMTSSDVMMIFDSKGDFCDKFYDPKKDSVIGNSAKYRQASAKWSIHNEITADGWDNVSISQNVQEICKSFFARRMENNNNPFFPAAASDLLGALMISFIRKGLKFTNADLKYALDTMTAKDFHDTFSAHKDLQTISTYIDPRAANQSQGVLSEVYSTMRDILTGVFADAGDFSMRRFIRAKQGRTVFLEYDLAIGDVLAPVYSLLFDLALKEALGRTKSQGNVYLIADELKLLPRLRHLDDGINFGRSLGLKILAGLQSIRQLDAIYDKEAQAHNAIAGFSTVAAFRSSDPNTREYVSGMFGKNAVVERLEHADGTAEYKRHDGFVVEDWDIISLETGEAVVGMPEIPPFRFKFKEYK
- the nifU gene encoding Fe-S cluster assembly scaffold protein NifU, with translation MALDYSQKVMDHFINPRNVGEIENADGVGEAGNPKCGDIMKIYLKVNPDTQIIEDVKFKTFGCASAIASSSMATEMIKGRTVQEAWDLTNSAVAEALDGLPPIKMHCSVLAEEAIHTALNDYRAKHGMEVIPMEHHDED
- the nifS gene encoding cysteine desulfurase NifS, with the translated sequence MFVYLDHTATTPTSPEVLSAMMPYFGEWFGNPSSVYSFSRQSRTAIEKARGQVAAALNADPSEIFFTASGSEADNWALKGTLDRALLKGKNHLITTQIEHHAILHTAEYLHKYRGVEVTYLPVDSEGRVSVEDVKNAITDKTALVSVMFANNEVGTIEPVAEIGALCRERKIPFHTDAVQAAAHLKIDVKAMNIDMLSMSAHKMYGPKGVGALYLRKGVNPENFIHGGGQERHRRASTENIAGIVGFGTAMEILSGRLEADKAINSARRDRLIAGIFERIPHAKLNGATGDLRLPNNVNFSFIGVEGETLLLDLDAKGISASTGSACSSDSLDPSHVLLALGLKHEMAHGSLRFTLGRLTTDEQIDYVLEVLPEIVARRRAMSPLWEDYLKGEK
- a CDS encoding Rrf2 family transcriptional regulator, with product MQVAYTILAQVPRQEGKDYQLRLSTTARYGLRAMSDLCTHSRNSEPVPVSDIASRQNIPLNYLEQLFGKLRRGGLLESVRGAQGGYLLARKADEISIADILQALGEPFIFGSCQTEKGCENAPTCPTFTLWRKVKGSVDEILSSTTLEDIVDERITLLENISTDPEREEVRERAIKASREEEA
- a CDS encoding serine dehydratase subunit alpha family protein, encoding MISRELYDNYTAILREELVPAMGCTEPIAIAYASAKACSVLGVEARHLHVSCSGNIIKNVKGVIVPNSGGQKGIEAAAILGAVGGDAEKALEVIACADDKARALTRKLVRERFCDVSLAEDVPNLYIEVTAEGDGHTAAVRIENHHTDITRIEKDGVTVFEEAPAEKEVPSSSADRSKMKLCTILDYADSLNIEDVEELLTRQIEYNSRISQEGLDNKWGACIGKTIIETWGNDVRSCACARAAAGSDARMSGCPLPVIINSGSGNQGITVTMPVVEYAEQWRISRDKLLRCLAVSNLVSIYIKHFIGSLSAFCGAVSASAGAGAGITYMAGGDYASVGRTITNTLGNVGGIVCDGAKPSCAAKIASSVHAAILAHYMSMNDDEFRGGEGFVEDDVEETIRNMGYIGKVGMKDTDREILNVMIDRVDVDSCL
- a CDS encoding cation:dicarboxylase symporter family transporter; protein product: MSSNSFTSSLPFKLIVALVLGILAGLGLSSMEGSALCTALLNIIVTIRFISGQFINFCVPLIIIGFVAPSITRLGSNASRMLLLALTLAYVSSIGAAFAATFAGYSIIPFLNIATEVEGLKSLPDVVFKLNIPQIMPVISALFLSITVGLAAAWNRSKYIINVLEEFQKIVLSIVTRFLIPVLPWLIGTTFCGLAYEGSITKQFPVFLAIILIVMAGHYIWMALLYFIAGVYSGKNPFNIIKNYGPAYMTAVGTMSSAATLSVALECARKSEPTLRDDMVNFGIPLFANIHLCGSVMTETFFVMAISKILYGTYPTMGNMILFCLLLGVFAIGAPGVPGGTVMASLGLITGVLGFNEAGTALMLTIFALQDSFGTACNVTGDGALTLILTGYAEKHKISAEGLENILG